The sequence CTGGCCCAGCGAGTCGATCTCCATCACCAGCCGATCGACTCGGCCGACGAAGAAGAGATACGCAATCAGGGCCGGCAGCGCCACCGTCAAACCGGCGGCCGTGGTCAGCAGCGCCTGGCTAATGCCGGCGGCCAGCAATTCAGGTCGGCCCATCGCATCGGCCGTGGCGATCGCATTGAACGCTTGAATCATGCCGAGCACCGTACCGAGCAACCCCAGCAGCGGGCTAATCGTCGAGATGCCGTTGAACAGACGGAGATAGCGACGCAGTCCGTTGGTGACTCGTTCGCCGCTGTCGATGATCGCTTGTTCGACTTCGACCGACGAGCGTCCCCACTTCTTTACCGCGGCCGAGAAGACCTCGGCGACCGGGCTCCGGTTCTCTTCGCACAGGGCGAGCGCTTCGTCCTGATCGATTTGACCTTCGCGGAGCTGTTCGAGAAACCGCTTCACGAACGGGCGCGGAATGACGCGGCCGGCTCGCAGGCTGATCGCTCGTTCAAAGACGAAGACCAGCAGCAAAAACGAGCAGAGGACGATGGGATACATCAGCAAGCCGCCGTCGCGAATGGCTTGCAGCATATTCTTGGTCGGAATCGGCGACTCGGCCGCTGCGGCCAGCGCGTCAGCGCCTTCTTGCGCGAACGCCGGCGCCGCGAGAATCATGCCCCCAAACGCCGCGATGATCGCCAATTGGCGGAGTCCTCGTCCGGCGGTTCGTAGCTGACTGACATCCATTTCAGTAAACTCCCGATCTTCCTAAGCCGGCGTGGGGCGATGCCGGCGATTATTTAAAGTGGTTGTTGGCGTTTAACGTCGCTCCGTCGTATTGACGTCGGCCGTTTCCCGCCGTTGTTTGACGACATTCAGACGTTGCTGAGCTTCGCCGGCGAAAAACGATTCGGGATAGTTGGCCGCGACTTCGTCGTAATACTTCTGCGCCTTATCCCACTGGCGCGAGATTTCGTAGCACTTCCCGATCTGCAGCAGCGAGCCTGCTTTCCAGCGGGGGAAGTTGTACAGCGCCGCGACCCGCGAATAAGCCTGGATCGCCGCCTGGTAGTTCTTTTGATGGAAGTAGGTCTCGCCGACCATCCACTGCGCCATCGCGGCCGTTTCGGTAGCGCCGCCGAGACGCGAGTCGATCACCAACTGATAGGCGTCGCGAGCTTCCGCGAACCGAGCCTGACGAGCCAGGCAGCGACCGCGGAGATAATCGAGTTCGTAGCGTTGCTCAAAGTCGGGGAAGCTGACGACCGCGAGTTCCGCCAGGCGGAGCGATTCTTCCCAGCTCCCCAGGTGAGCCGCGAGTTGAGCGCGACGCAAAGCGACAGTGCTGCTCCAAGGGAGCTCCCGTCCGCGAGCGAGCGAGTCGACGTCATTGAACAGTTTCGATGCGTCCGAGAACTTCTGCTGATGGAAGAGGGCTTCGGCATGCCAGAAGCTGGCCATCATGCGGAGTTGTTCGTCAGAGCTGGGCGTTTCGAGCTTCGCCATCTGCGCGGCGGCGGTTTCCCAATCGGCGGCGCCGACGGCGATCTGACCGAGCAGATACGTCGCATGCGGCGCAACGTTGGCGTCACCCTTGGCGACAATCTGCTGCAGAACCTTGGTCGCTTCGTCAGCCTGGCCGTCAGTCAGCAAGCTCTCGGCACGACGATACGCGGCGTCGCTCCAAAGTTCGCTCTGCGGATAGTTTTCGCAGATCATCCGCCACTGGTCGGCGGCCGCTTCCGGTTTCCCTTGGTCGACCAGCGCCCAACCGAGACGATAGTGGAGGTCATCCAGCTGCATCTCTTGGCTGGGAGCTTGAATCAACGCGCGGAAGAGTTCCGCGGCGCGACCAAATTCCTTTCGATCGTTCAAGATCTGGGCGGCGGTCAGCATCGCGCCCGGCGCCTGATCTGATTCGGGATAGTCGCGATAAATCTGTTGGTAAATGGCAAGCGCTTCGGCCGCCTGATTGCGATCGAGGAGCACCTTGGCCCGACCCGACAGAACCGACGGGATGAACGTGCTGGTCGGATCCTTTTCGATCAGCTGCTGAATCGCGGCGGTGGAGGTTTCGTTATCGACGGCGTCCAGCTGAACCCAGCTGAGTCCCGCGACGCCCGACTTGATGAACTCTTCCGGGTTACCCTCTTCGGCCAACTTCTCGAACAGCTCGCCGGCCCATTGCTTGTCGCCGGCCTTCATGGCGGTTTCGGCCAGGCGGCGCGTCGTCAGCAGGTAAAGCCGCGGATCGCATTTCGTACGATCGACCAGAGCGTAGGTCGCTTTGGCGTCGTCCAGTTGTCCGATACGAGCCAGGGCGGCGGCAAGCAGCAGACGAGAAGCAGGGGCTTCGTCACCGCTGGGGCAAACTTCCAGGTATTTCGCAAAGTTGCGAGCGGCGTCGGCGTCTTCGCCGCTGCGATCGGCGGCCAGGCCCAAGGCGTAGTAAGCCGAGCCTTGTTGCTGCGGATCGTCGGTCGCTTTGATCGCTGCGGTCAGCAGCTGGGCCGCTTGGCTCGCGTTTCCGGCGCCCAACTGGGCGATCCCGCGCAGGTAGGGCAATTCAAACCGCCACGCGGCGGCCGTCTTTTTCATCTCGGGCGAAACGTCGTCGCTGCCGAGCGAATCGAGCAACTGCAGAGCCGCCGCGTATTGTTCTTTTTCGAGTCGCTTGCCGGCGACCAGGCGAACCGCTTTCGGCGTCGCTTCGCGGTTTGGATATTCGAGGATCAATCGCTCGGCGGCGACCGAAGCCTTATCGACGTCGCCGGTCACGATCGCCGCTTCGGCCAGATAGTAAAGCGATTCGTCGCACCAGGGGGACGCGGGGTAGTCGACCAGCAGCTGTTCGAGCAGCGTCAGACCTTCGCTCGTTCCCCCTTGTTCCAGGCGAATGCGAGCGGTCAGGTAGTCGATCTCGTCGCGATACTGCTTCAGCGATTCGTCTTTGGCCAAATCTTGCAGGCGCTGTTCGGCCTGGGGCCAATCGCGGACTTCGTAGTAGGCCTTGGCGATCCAGAGCTTGGCGACCGCACTGTTGCGCTCGCCGGCGTTCGCTACTTCATTCAGCAGATCAACCGCGACGCGGTGATTGCCCAGTCGATATTCCACGACGCCTAGTTCAAACTTGGCGTCCTGCTTCTCGGTAATCTCTTGTTTCAAGGCGTTGCGATACGCCTGGCGAGCAGCGGTCAGTTGTCCACTTTCTCGCAGCGTGCGAGCCAGACCTAATTCCGCTTCTCCCTGCATCGCCGCGTTGGGAGCGATCGTTTTCGCTTCGCGGAAGAGTTGTTCGGCGTTGTCGTATTTCTCGTTGGCCAGCGCGATCTCGCCTAAGTAGGGAAGGGCGTGGGCATAGAGTCGATCTTCTTTACGCGACGCGACGAAGGTGTCGAAGTCGGCTTTCGCATGTTCCAGATCGCCGGTCAGGTAGTAGCATTCGGCAATGCGGAACTCCGCCTGGGGGCGACTCGCGTGGGTCTGGACGCGCTGGAGAAACTGTTCATACGACTTGCGAGCGGCGTCGAAATCTTCGAGCTGAATCAGCGCTTCGCCGCGATAGAAGTAAATCGGGCCGGCCAGCGAGTGATTGGGGTAGTCGTCGATAAAACGATCGAAAGCGACGATCGCCGCCTCCCAATCTTTGCGAGCATATTGGCTCGCCGCGACGGCGTACAAATCGGCTGGGCCATCGGCGCAAGCTGGCTTCGTCATCACGAACGAAGTCGCAATGAGGACCAGCGCCAGAAGTAACCGTATGTTTCGCATCATTCCGTTGTGCGTACAGGTCTCAATCCTTGAGAACTGCGGCCCGTGTTCCAAGAAGCCGTCAGATCATACTGATCGCAGCAGAGCGTTGACAGGGCGATTTGCTATCAATTTCCAGCCGTCAGATCGACGCCAAGAAAAGGAAAAACCGCTGCGGTCGACTGCGATATCTATGCAATCGACCGAGCGGCTGCTGTGGATTTACCGGAATTGCCGTGCGACACGCAAAATACGCATATCGCCGAAATTAACAGCTTCCCGCTAGCACTTATTTGTCAAGCGACTTGATCCGGATGTTGCGGAATTCGACCTTGGTGCCGTGACCCAGGAAGCCGATGTGACCTTTCTTATTGAGCAGGCCCGGGTGCTTCTGGCCGTCCAGCGTACCGTCCTTCGACGCTTCTTCGATGTTGGCGTCGACAATCGTTTCGCCGTTCAGGATCACTTTGATGTGATAGCCGTCAGCGATCACTTCCTGGGTGTTCCATTCGCCGACCGGCTTCAGGAAACCACGCTTGGCCGGGACGACGCCGTAGACCGAGCCGTGGGCCTGGTACGGTTTGATGCCCTTGTATCGTTCGTCTTCGGTGTCGAGAACTTGCAGTTCGATGCCGTTGTAGGCCGAGTTCCCTTCGACCGGCGAGCGAATCGCCAGACCGTTGTTGGCGCCCGGTTCGAGCTTGAATTCAAACTTCAGATCGAAGTTGTCGAATTCCTTGCCGTAGTACAGGTTGCCGCCCTTCTTGGGATTGCAAACGATCGCGCCATCTTCCACAAAGTAGCCGTTGACCGCGCCGATCCAGCCATCCAGATCTTTGCCGTTGAACAGCGGAGTGAAACCTTCTTCTTCAGCGCGAAGCGTCGACACGTTGGCGACGGCGCCCAGAAGGGTGAGAACGAGCAGCGGCAGGATACGTTTCATTAGGCGGGTCCTTGACGGGAGAGAGACAATTGGAGCGGGAAAGGAGTTGGTGCTTTGCACTCTCTGAAAATAGCCCCACAGCACGCGGCTGACTATACGCAAACCCGAATTTTCGCCCCGCGTGCGAATGAGGAGCAAATTGGCGCGAATAGACGCGCATTATCTGGGGAAATCAGTCCCCGCCGCCGCAGCCTCCTCCACATCCGCCGCCGCAACTACTGCCGCATCCAGAGTCGCTGCTGCAGCCGCTATCGCTACTGCACCCGCTGTCTCCCCAGAAGAACCAACCTCCGCCACAGCCCGATCCGCCGCCGCAACTGCTGCCGCAGCCGCTGTTCCCTTTGCCCCAGCCAAAGAGCTTGACCAGCAGCGAGAAGATCACCAGCAACACCACGATGACCAG is a genomic window of Blastopirellula sediminis containing:
- a CDS encoding MotA/TolQ/ExbB proton channel family protein, translating into MDVSQLRTAGRGLRQLAIIAAFGGMILAAPAFAQEGADALAAAAESPIPTKNMLQAIRDGGLLMYPIVLCSFLLLVFVFERAISLRAGRVIPRPFVKRFLEQLREGQIDQDEALALCEENRSPVAEVFSAAVKKWGRSSVEVEQAIIDSGERVTNGLRRYLRLFNGISTISPLLGLLGTVLGMIQAFNAIATADAMGRPELLAAGISQALLTTAAGLTVALPALIAYLFFVGRVDRLVMEIDSLGQEVVNAIASDGWKERRGGAKKSSRRAA
- a CDS encoding 3-keto-disaccharide hydrolase codes for the protein MKRILPLLVLTLLGAVANVSTLRAEEEGFTPLFNGKDLDGWIGAVNGYFVEDGAIVCNPKKGGNLYYGKEFDNFDLKFEFKLEPGANNGLAIRSPVEGNSAYNGIELQVLDTEDERYKGIKPYQAHGSVYGVVPAKRGFLKPVGEWNTQEVIADGYHIKVILNGETIVDANIEEASKDGTLDGQKHPGLLNKKGHIGFLGHGTKVEFRNIRIKSLDK
- a CDS encoding tetratricopeptide repeat protein: MMRNIRLLLALVLIATSFVMTKPACADGPADLYAVAASQYARKDWEAAIVAFDRFIDDYPNHSLAGPIYFYRGEALIQLEDFDAARKSYEQFLQRVQTHASRPQAEFRIAECYYLTGDLEHAKADFDTFVASRKEDRLYAHALPYLGEIALANEKYDNAEQLFREAKTIAPNAAMQGEAELGLARTLRESGQLTAARQAYRNALKQEITEKQDAKFELGVVEYRLGNHRVAVDLLNEVANAGERNSAVAKLWIAKAYYEVRDWPQAEQRLQDLAKDESLKQYRDEIDYLTARIRLEQGGTSEGLTLLEQLLVDYPASPWCDESLYYLAEAAIVTGDVDKASVAAERLILEYPNREATPKAVRLVAGKRLEKEQYAAALQLLDSLGSDDVSPEMKKTAAAWRFELPYLRGIAQLGAGNASQAAQLLTAAIKATDDPQQQGSAYYALGLAADRSGEDADAARNFAKYLEVCPSGDEAPASRLLLAAALARIGQLDDAKATYALVDRTKCDPRLYLLTTRRLAETAMKAGDKQWAGELFEKLAEEGNPEEFIKSGVAGLSWVQLDAVDNETSTAAIQQLIEKDPTSTFIPSVLSGRAKVLLDRNQAAEALAIYQQIYRDYPESDQAPGAMLTAAQILNDRKEFGRAAELFRALIQAPSQEMQLDDLHYRLGWALVDQGKPEAAADQWRMICENYPQSELWSDAAYRRAESLLTDGQADEATKVLQQIVAKGDANVAPHATYLLGQIAVGAADWETAAAQMAKLETPSSDEQLRMMASFWHAEALFHQQKFSDASKLFNDVDSLARGRELPWSSTVALRRAQLAAHLGSWEESLRLAELAVVSFPDFEQRYELDYLRGRCLARQARFAEARDAYQLVIDSRLGGATETAAMAQWMVGETYFHQKNYQAAIQAYSRVAALYNFPRWKAGSLLQIGKCYEISRQWDKAQKYYDEVAANYPESFFAGEAQQRLNVVKQRRETADVNTTERR